Proteins co-encoded in one Acaryochloris thomasi RCC1774 genomic window:
- a CDS encoding SDR family NAD(P)-dependent oxidoreductase, with translation MPDFTRRQVITTGAIATTGFASAIAAKSVAANTLNPPEPQSESAKSSGRFSEKVVLITGATSGIGATTAKAFAKEGAKVAFNGRRANLGQQVEKDIRALGGEATYFQSDVRDPKQVEQFVNATVDKYGRLDIAFNNAGVFMTPVEIQEMDLDNYRNMIATNLDGVFYAMRYELPVMIQQNSGIIINMASVAGHRGFANTPHYNASKHGVIGLTKAAASANAKRNIRINSISPLAVDTPMLQQSFEYQGLTYEQMAPNFVTPRIMNTAEIAQAVMFLALDEATSINGMDLDVTGGQLA, from the coding sequence ATGCCAGATTTTACTCGCCGCCAAGTGATAACGACAGGTGCGATCGCAACCACAGGTTTCGCCAGTGCGATCGCTGCCAAAAGCGTTGCTGCAAACACACTCAACCCACCGGAACCGCAAAGTGAGTCAGCTAAATCTAGCGGTAGATTCTCTGAGAAAGTTGTTCTGATTACGGGAGCAACCTCTGGCATTGGTGCGACAACAGCTAAAGCGTTTGCAAAAGAAGGGGCAAAGGTTGCATTCAACGGACGTCGCGCGAACCTCGGACAACAGGTAGAAAAGGATATTCGCGCTCTTGGAGGAGAAGCCACTTATTTTCAGTCTGATGTGCGGGACCCTAAACAGGTAGAACAGTTTGTCAATGCCACTGTCGATAAATATGGCCGGTTGGATATCGCCTTCAACAATGCGGGTGTGTTTATGACGCCAGTAGAAATTCAAGAGATGGATCTCGATAACTATCGCAATATGATCGCCACCAATCTTGACGGTGTGTTCTATGCGATGCGATATGAGCTGCCTGTTATGATTCAGCAAAACAGCGGCATTATTATCAATATGGCATCAGTGGCTGGACATCGGGGTTTCGCTAACACGCCACATTACAACGCCAGCAAGCATGGCGTCATTGGTCTGACTAAAGCTGCTGCCAGCGCTAACGCAAAACGTAATATTCGCATCAATTCCATTTCTCCTTTAGCTGTTGATACCCCGATGCTGCAGCAGTCCTTCGAATATCAAGGATTGACATACGAGCAAATGGCTCCCAATTTTGTCACTCCCCGAATTATGAACACTGCGGAAATAGCGCAGGCTGTCATGTTCCTGGCTTTAGATGAAGCAACTTCTATTAATGGAATGGACTTAGACGTTACGGGTGGACAACTCGCATAA
- a CDS encoding SDR family NAD(P)-dependent oxidoreductase, which produces MTEFTRRQIVTTGVVAATGLTAAIATGELTAASPKSTESSASTLGNRFTNKVILITGATSGIGKVTAKAFAQEGGKVFFCGRRANLGQQVESEIRDSGGEATYLQADVRNAEQVKAFVEGCVAKYGRLDVAFNNAGIDYPPDAIADTDIAAFDDLMNTNARGVFLGMKYEIPHLLKTKGAIINNASIGGHRAFPNIVGYGASKAAVIHMTKMAAQEYGKDIRVNVIAPGGVDTPMWERVQKDWGVTEEQLVSSYPMKRVAQPEEIAKAVIWLASGAASYVSGMRFDIDGGGLG; this is translated from the coding sequence ATGACCGAATTCACACGACGACAAATCGTGACGACAGGGGTTGTCGCAGCCACGGGCCTAACGGCTGCAATTGCTACCGGAGAATTAACTGCCGCTTCCCCCAAATCAACTGAGTCAAGCGCTTCCACTCTTGGCAATCGCTTCACCAACAAAGTCATTCTGATTACAGGAGCCACCTCCGGTATCGGCAAGGTCACCGCTAAGGCTTTTGCTCAAGAGGGCGGAAAAGTCTTTTTCTGCGGACGGCGAGCAAACTTGGGTCAACAGGTAGAATCCGAGATTCGTGACAGCGGCGGCGAGGCTACTTATCTCCAGGCAGATGTTCGTAATGCCGAGCAGGTTAAGGCTTTTGTCGAAGGCTGCGTTGCGAAATATGGTCGCCTGGATGTGGCCTTCAATAATGCAGGAATTGACTATCCCCCAGATGCGATCGCAGATACCGACATTGCAGCATTTGACGACCTAATGAACACCAACGCACGGGGCGTCTTTCTCGGCATGAAATATGAGATTCCCCACTTACTGAAAACAAAAGGGGCCATCATCAACAACGCCAGTATCGGTGGTCACCGTGCCTTCCCAAATATTGTGGGCTATGGCGCGAGTAAAGCCGCCGTGATTCATATGACTAAAATGGCGGCTCAAGAATACGGGAAGGATATTCGCGTCAATGTTATTGCCCCTGGTGGTGTGGATACACCCATGTGGGAGCGGGTACAAAAAGACTGGGGCGTAACAGAAGAACAGCTTGTTTCCAGCTACCCCATGAAGCGAGTGGCGCAGCCGGAAGAGATTGCTAAGGCCGTGATATGGCTGGCGTCAGGTGCAGCCTCCTACGTTTCAGGAATGCGCTTCGATATCGATGGCGGTGGCCTGGGCTAA
- a CDS encoding mechanosensitive ion channel domain-containing protein: MQTTPSPIVIDGRVLFQVHSISGFSAKDRADPVNQSLMDSLSNDSSTEPPRVQIVRQDNLLTLRLNDQHLLTVTERDLLPGVMPREQAQRWQDWLNKALQKAQQERTPGYQRKAFGLLALALMTTISLHMVVNILKQRLLLRYVSLNPQQSSVRRGQSLVFLGILGLKGILWVTALIYTTDLFPLVRRWRFQVWYSLEKNLWFPLFQLGENNYSLADMLLLLGLIVGLWLLVGAIVRFLKAQVLSFTGIEKGPQETIATLAHYGLTSIGSLGILQAWGIDISSLAIIASVLGVGIGFGLQGLVNNFVSGIVLLIERPIQVGDFIDLDGLFGTIEHIGTRSTQIRRLDQVSVFVPNSELVSQRLINWNYGQRVVRVTIPVKVAYSSDIDQVRQVLLGIAKHHDGVLGYPQPLVLFTDLGDSGLNLLLVVSTRMPKNQFLLKSDLQYLIVKRFQEYKIRIPYNQHDLHVQSPQLNALVDTWTQQQTPQPTELYYPNAISRQGTIRSSTFESTPEDIGVGAMAKRRVPLQGLDIEQLTNQMRSQNGIDIKDRTYRLRSYPKSFLGCEAVDWLMHTQGVSTQEAIKLGQILIDRGVIHHVTDEQPFQDGYFFYRFYDDEI; encoded by the coding sequence GTGCAGACCACGCCATCACCGATTGTGATTGATGGGCGAGTTCTGTTTCAGGTGCATAGTATCTCTGGCTTTTCAGCCAAAGATCGCGCCGATCCCGTCAATCAGTCGCTAATGGATAGTCTCAGCAATGATTCCAGCACCGAACCACCCCGAGTTCAGATTGTTAGGCAAGATAATCTCCTGACACTACGGCTCAACGATCAGCATCTTCTAACAGTAACTGAGCGCGATTTACTCCCAGGAGTAATGCCGCGTGAGCAGGCGCAGCGTTGGCAAGATTGGCTCAATAAAGCACTCCAAAAAGCACAGCAGGAACGCACCCCTGGATACCAGCGCAAGGCATTCGGCCTGTTAGCCTTAGCCTTGATGACAACGATCTCACTTCACATGGTTGTCAACATCCTCAAGCAACGCTTGCTCTTGCGCTATGTTTCTCTAAATCCTCAACAGTCTTCAGTTCGGCGGGGTCAATCTCTAGTATTTTTAGGCATCCTCGGCTTGAAAGGCATTCTTTGGGTTACGGCTCTTATCTACACGACCGATCTCTTTCCCCTTGTTCGCCGATGGCGCTTTCAAGTCTGGTACAGCCTAGAAAAGAACCTCTGGTTTCCCCTATTTCAGCTAGGGGAGAACAATTACTCTCTGGCGGATATGCTCCTTTTATTAGGGCTTATTGTTGGACTGTGGCTATTAGTTGGCGCAATTGTACGTTTCCTTAAGGCCCAAGTATTAAGCTTTACCGGTATTGAGAAAGGTCCACAGGAGACCATTGCCACGCTCGCACACTATGGATTGACTAGCATTGGAAGCCTGGGTATCTTGCAAGCTTGGGGTATTGATATTAGCTCGCTTGCCATTATTGCGAGTGTACTAGGGGTTGGTATTGGCTTTGGCTTACAGGGTCTAGTGAATAATTTTGTCAGTGGGATAGTTCTGCTCATAGAGCGGCCTATCCAGGTGGGTGACTTTATTGACCTAGATGGTCTCTTTGGCACTATTGAACATATCGGAACGCGCAGTACTCAAATTCGTAGACTCGATCAAGTGTCTGTGTTTGTTCCTAATTCTGAGCTGGTCAGTCAGCGCCTGATTAATTGGAATTATGGCCAGCGGGTTGTTCGTGTCACTATCCCCGTTAAGGTAGCCTACAGCAGCGATATTGATCAGGTGCGCCAAGTGTTGCTAGGAATTGCCAAACATCATGATGGTGTGTTGGGCTATCCGCAACCCCTTGTTCTCTTTACAGATCTAGGTGACAGTGGGCTAAATCTTCTTTTGGTCGTATCTACACGGATGCCCAAAAATCAGTTTTTATTGAAAAGTGATCTGCAGTATCTGATTGTTAAGCGGTTTCAAGAATACAAAATCCGTATTCCTTACAATCAGCACGATTTACATGTGCAGTCACCTCAGCTCAATGCGCTCGTTGATACCTGGACTCAACAGCAGACGCCTCAACCGACCGAACTTTACTACCCTAATGCAATCAGTAGGCAAGGAACGATTCGCTCATCAACTTTCGAATCGACACCGGAAGATATTGGGGTAGGCGCGATGGCCAAACGTCGTGTCCCTCTTCAAGGTCTTGATATAGAGCAGCTTACAAATCAGATGCGGAGTCAAAACGGAATTGACATCAAAGATCGAACATATCGTCTCCGCAGCTATCCCAAAAGTTTTTTGGGTTGTGAAGCCGTTGACTGGCTGATGCATACTCAGGGAGTCTCGACTCAAGAGGCCATCAAGCTAGGGCAAATATTGATTGACCGAGGCGTGATTCATCATGTTACAGATGAGCAACCTTTTCAAGACGGATACTTCTTCTATCGCTTTTATGACGATGAAATCTAA